The Chryseobacterium geocarposphaerae genome window below encodes:
- a CDS encoding organic hydroperoxide resistance protein, giving the protein MKTLYTTKVTAKGGRNGQVKSENGILDLEVRMPKALGGANDDFTNPEMLFAAGYSACFDSALNRVISLSKTRTGETTVTALVSIGQLENGGFGLAVELDVNIPGVSIEEAQALTEKAHEICPYSNATRNNIEVKLSVTNN; this is encoded by the coding sequence ATGAAAACCTTATATACAACAAAAGTTACCGCAAAAGGAGGCAGAAACGGTCAGGTAAAAAGTGAAAACGGAATTCTTGATTTAGAAGTAAGAATGCCAAAAGCTTTAGGTGGTGCAAACGATGATTTTACCAATCCTGAAATGCTTTTTGCAGCAGGATATTCAGCGTGTTTCGACAGTGCTTTGAACAGAGTCATTAGCTTATCAAAAACAAGAACCGGAGAAACAACCGTTACAGCATTAGTAAGCATCGGACAATTAGAAAACGGAGGTTTCGGATTAGCCGTTGAACTGGATGTGAATATTCCCGGAGTTTCGATTGAAGAAGCACAGGCTTTAACGGAAAAAGCCCACGAAATATGCCCTTATTCGAATGCCACAAGAAATAATATTGAAGTGAAGTTATCGGTAACAAACAATTAA
- a CDS encoding hemin-degrading factor, which produces MSTLVNDLKEKWEALKAENPHIRIRNAATELGVSEAELLVTNVGERVTVLRPEFKEILTEVEQLGKVMALTRNEECVHERKGTYLNGDFSSPHAQLFVGEDIDLRIFLNHWKLAFAVVEGDRKSLQFFGKDGLALHKIYLTKDNNEGAFDAIVAKFKAEDQTSTFEFETVAPKAEEKTDAEIDIEGFQKAWTELKDTHDFFMMTRKFGVSRTQALRLAPEGFTKKIDNAKVVNVLEDASEKQLPIMVFVGNRGIIQIHTGTVKKTLWHQQWFNVMDPDFNLHLDVTKIAEAWIVKKPTEDGEVTAIEVFNKEGDFIVQFFGKRKPGIPELQEWKDLVADLEK; this is translated from the coding sequence ATGAGCACATTAGTAAATGATCTTAAGGAAAAATGGGAAGCATTAAAAGCTGAAAATCCACATATAAGAATCAGAAATGCAGCTACAGAACTTGGAGTAAGCGAAGCTGAATTATTGGTAACCAATGTAGGAGAAAGAGTAACGGTTTTGAGGCCGGAATTTAAAGAAATCCTGACTGAAGTTGAACAATTAGGAAAAGTGATGGCTCTTACCCGTAATGAAGAGTGTGTTCACGAAAGAAAAGGAACTTATCTGAACGGGGATTTCAGTAGCCCGCACGCACAACTTTTTGTGGGGGAGGATATCGATTTGAGAATTTTCTTAAACCATTGGAAATTGGCTTTCGCAGTGGTGGAAGGAGACCGAAAAAGTCTACAATTCTTTGGTAAAGACGGATTGGCTTTACACAAGATTTATTTGACAAAAGACAATAATGAAGGAGCTTTTGATGCTATTGTTGCAAAATTTAAAGCAGAAGATCAGACTTCAACATTCGAATTTGAAACGGTGGCTCCAAAAGCTGAAGAAAAAACAGATGCTGAGATTGATATAGAAGGTTTTCAAAAAGCCTGGACAGAGTTGAAGGATACCCACGATTTCTTCATGATGACAAGAAAATTCGGAGTAAGCAGAACTCAGGCGTTAAGATTGGCGCCAGAAGGATTTACTAAAAAAATCGACAATGCAAAAGTGGTAAATGTGCTTGAAGATGCTTCGGAAAAACAATTGCCAATCATGGTATTTGTAGGAAACAGAGGAATCATCCAAATCCATACGGGAACGGTTAAGAAAACACTTTGGCACCAACAGTGGTTCAATGTAATGGATCCTGATTTTAATTTACACCTTGACGTTACAAAAATTGCTGAAGCGTGGATTGTAAAGAAACCAACGGAAGATGGAGAAGTAACGGCTATTGAAGTATTTAATAAAGAAGGAGACTTTATCGTTCAGTTCTTTGGGAAAAGAAAACCAGGGATTCCCGAATTGCAAGAGTGGAAAGACCTTGTGGCAGACCTTGAAAAATAA
- a CDS encoding FecCD family ABC transporter permease, translating into MKTQSKLYFYITISAILLIIIAVWSLNTGVYDFGDKSAFEVLGKVIKGDPGLSLSDKYVVWDVRAARIIMAILIGSMLAVSGTGLQGLFKNPLATGDLIGLTSGATLLAAIAIVLGGHFKQFLPEAVQFSLVGISAFIGSFLSMLLVYRISTSGGKTNVVMMLLTGVAITAIGFSITGFLIYISKDDQLRDLTFWNLGSLAAATWTKNIILTVVLVISYIILLPKGKALNAMMLGEKDAQHLGVNVERLKKQIIIITALMVGSCVAFSGTIGFVGLIVPYILRLLFKSNYAFILPLSAICGSILLLTADTFSRSIVEPSELPIGILTALMGGPIFITILIKFKKSL; encoded by the coding sequence TTGAAAACACAAAGTAAACTATACTTTTACATTACAATAAGTGCCATACTGCTTATTATTATAGCGGTATGGTCACTTAATACCGGGGTTTACGACTTTGGTGATAAATCTGCATTTGAAGTGTTGGGAAAAGTAATCAAAGGAGATCCGGGTTTATCATTAAGTGATAAATATGTAGTTTGGGACGTAAGAGCTGCCAGAATTATCATGGCGATTCTCATCGGAAGTATGCTTGCCGTTTCCGGAACAGGATTACAGGGATTATTTAAAAATCCTCTGGCAACAGGAGATTTAATAGGACTGACATCGGGAGCAACATTACTTGCCGCCATTGCCATTGTTTTAGGAGGGCATTTCAAGCAGTTTCTTCCTGAAGCCGTACAATTTTCATTGGTAGGTATTTCTGCTTTCATCGGTTCTTTTTTATCAATGTTGTTGGTTTACAGAATTTCCACGAGCGGAGGAAAAACAAATGTGGTCATGATGCTGTTGACCGGAGTTGCCATTACGGCGATCGGTTTTTCCATTACAGGTTTTTTGATCTATATTTCAAAAGACGACCAGTTGAGAGATTTAACATTTTGGAATTTAGGAAGTCTGGCTGCCGCAACCTGGACAAAGAATATTATTCTGACAGTAGTTTTGGTCATTTCCTATATTATTTTATTACCAAAAGGAAAAGCATTGAATGCAATGATGTTAGGGGAAAAAGATGCACAGCATTTAGGAGTGAATGTTGAACGCTTAAAAAAACAGATTATCATTATCACTGCATTAATGGTAGGAAGTTGTGTTGCATTTTCAGGAACAATTGGTTTTGTAGGTCTTATTGTACCCTATATTTTAAGGCTTTTATTCAAATCAAATTATGCGTTCATTTTGCCCTTATCAGCAATTTGCGGAAGTATTTTACTGTTGACAGCAGATACATTCAGCAGAAGCATTGTGGAACCTTCAGAATTACCGATCGGAATTTTGACAGCCTTAATGGGAGGCCCTATTTTCATTACTATTTTAATTAAATTCAAAAAATCACTGTAA
- a CDS encoding NAD(P)H-dependent oxidoreductase: protein MSLIQDLEWRHAVKAYDPTKKVSEKDLNTILEAARLAPTSSGLQPFRVIVVENQELKEKMVQGALNPEVMRDSSHVLVFAAWDSYSDEKIDKVYDYHTDVRELPRGRFGSYTDKIKEIYGAQTPEEHFAHTARQTYIALGFALAQAAELKIDSTPAEGFSNEIVDEILGLKELGLKSVSLLYLGYRDEEKDWLASMKKVRVPMQEFIIKK, encoded by the coding sequence ATGTCATTAATACAAGATTTAGAATGGAGACATGCCGTAAAAGCATATGATCCGACTAAAAAAGTTTCAGAAAAAGATTTAAATACTATTTTAGAGGCAGCAAGATTAGCTCCTACTTCATCAGGTTTACAGCCGTTCCGTGTTATCGTAGTGGAAAACCAGGAATTAAAAGAAAAAATGGTTCAGGGTGCTTTGAATCCTGAAGTAATGAGAGACTCTTCCCATGTTTTGGTATTTGCAGCCTGGGACAGTTATTCTGACGAAAAAATCGACAAAGTTTATGATTATCACACCGATGTAAGAGAATTGCCAAGAGGACGTTTTGGCAGTTATACGGATAAAATTAAAGAAATTTATGGGGCGCAGACTCCTGAAGAACACTTTGCCCACACAGCAAGACAGACTTATATTGCATTAGGGTTTGCTTTAGCTCAGGCAGCAGAACTGAAAATCGACAGTACGCCTGCAGAAGGTTTCAGTAATGAGATCGTTGATGAAATTCTGGGGCTAAAAGAATTAGGGCTAAAAAGTGTAAGTTTGCTTTATCTTGGTTACAGAGACGAAGAAAAAGACTGGCTGGCTTCTATGAAGAAAGTTCGTGTTCCGATGCAGGAATTCATCATTAAAAAATAA
- the def gene encoding peptide deformylase, whose translation MKKLPFLLILFMGLIHAQKLTSTEISIINQGDINSALPIYQTTDEHQHKTLLSLSTEIDPLDKNTAILVKRMKESLLSTDGGVGIAAPQVGINRKIIWVQRFDKQGEPLEYFINPMIVWRSELQNLGPEGDLSIPDFRDQFYRSKVIQLEYVDLKGQKYSEIVEGFTAVIFQHEIDHLFGILISDKKEKEKNDSYKKVDAFKKSDSVTR comes from the coding sequence ATGAAAAAACTACCTTTTCTCCTTATACTTTTCATGGGTTTAATCCATGCTCAGAAACTAACTTCTACTGAGATCTCAATTATTAATCAGGGAGATATCAATTCAGCATTACCGATTTATCAGACGACGGATGAGCATCAGCATAAAACTTTGTTAAGTCTTTCCACAGAAATTGATCCGTTGGATAAAAACACGGCAATTTTAGTCAAAAGAATGAAAGAATCTTTACTTTCAACGGATGGAGGAGTAGGAATTGCAGCACCACAGGTGGGAATAAATAGAAAAATTATCTGGGTTCAGCGTTTTGATAAACAAGGCGAACCTCTGGAATATTTCATCAATCCTATGATTGTTTGGAGATCGGAACTGCAGAATCTTGGTCCGGAAGGCGACTTGTCCATTCCTGATTTCAGAGACCAGTTTTACAGAAGCAAAGTGATCCAATTGGAATATGTTGATTTAAAAGGTCAAAAATATTCAGAAATTGTAGAAGGCTTTACTGCGGTAATTTTCCAGCACGAAATCGACCATCTTTTCGGAATTTTAATTTCAGATAAAAAAGAAAAAGAGAAAAACGATTCTTATAAAAAAGTGGATGCCTTCAAGAAAAGTGATTCTGTGACAAGATAG
- a CDS encoding ChaN family lipoprotein, with amino-acid sequence MKHIFITIFLITFGSLNAQNFKPYQFYDKKGKEIKAEKLVKKLADYDVVFFGENHNNSINHWLQLKITEALYTQKNGQLILGAEMFERDDQSQLDKYLNGKFDAKTLKDSARLWNNFTTDYKPLVDFAKEKKLSFIATNIPRRYTSQTSKEGLESLNNLSEKEKTYIAQLPITVTLDTPGYPEMKSMMGDHADGTKVMNFISAQAIKDATMAESILKNSQAGKTFIHYNGNYHSKEFGGIYWYIKQKNPNLKIAVISVFESENQELKVPEKDYIPTDFNLVIPSDMTKTY; translated from the coding sequence ATGAAACATATTTTCATCACGATATTTCTTATTACTTTTGGCTCATTGAATGCTCAAAACTTTAAACCTTATCAGTTTTATGATAAAAAAGGAAAAGAAATCAAGGCTGAAAAATTAGTAAAAAAGCTGGCTGATTATGATGTGGTTTTCTTTGGTGAAAATCATAATAATTCGATCAATCATTGGCTTCAACTGAAAATTACGGAAGCTTTGTATACTCAGAAAAACGGTCAGTTGATTTTGGGAGCAGAAATGTTTGAAAGAGATGATCAATCTCAGTTAGATAAATATCTAAACGGGAAGTTTGATGCTAAAACCTTAAAAGATTCCGCACGTTTATGGAATAATTTCACAACAGATTACAAACCTTTGGTTGATTTTGCGAAAGAGAAAAAGCTGAGCTTTATTGCAACAAATATCCCTAGAAGATATACCTCTCAAACGTCAAAAGAAGGACTGGAATCTTTGAATAATTTATCCGAAAAAGAAAAAACATACATTGCTCAATTACCAATAACAGTAACGTTGGACACACCCGGTTATCCTGAAATGAAATCGATGATGGGAGATCATGCCGACGGAACAAAAGTGATGAATTTTATTTCTGCTCAGGCCATAAAAGACGCTACAATGGCGGAATCTATTCTGAAAAATAGTCAGGCGGGAAAAACTTTTATCCATTACAATGGAAATTACCACAGTAAAGAATTTGGAGGGATTTACTGGTACATCAAACAGAAAAATCCTAATCTGAAAATAGCGGTAATATCAGTTTTTGAATCCGAAAATCAGGAGTTGAAAGTTCCTGAAAAAGATTATATCCCAACAGATTTCAATCTGGTTATTCCGAGTGATATGACGAAAACGTATTGA
- a CDS encoding heme ABC transporter ATP-binding protein — protein sequence MIKVHQISYKHKEFHILDGVDVHLEYGEFLAIVGPNGAGKSSLLSVLANEVKSKHQILFKDKNISNWKVQELSKHKAKFSQHNSNDIPLDVKDVVMMGRYPYFDAQPGQEDHEAMNNMMYETDVFHLKDREYNTLSGGEKQRVHLSRVMAQLQNDIAHKLVFLDEPLNNLDIKHQYKALEIIKNFTKKANSAIVVLHDLNLAAQFADKILLMKSGKVSAYGTPTEVFTAENISKAYNFPCTICDHPITNNPMIIFG from the coding sequence ATGATAAAGGTACATCAGATAAGCTATAAACATAAAGAATTCCATATTCTGGATGGTGTTGATGTTCATTTGGAATACGGTGAATTTTTAGCTATTGTAGGTCCGAACGGAGCCGGGAAATCCAGTTTACTAAGTGTTTTGGCGAATGAAGTAAAATCAAAACATCAGATTTTATTTAAAGATAAAAATATCAGTAATTGGAAGGTGCAAGAACTTTCTAAACATAAAGCGAAATTTTCTCAACACAACAGCAACGATATTCCGCTTGATGTAAAAGATGTCGTCATGATGGGACGTTACCCGTATTTTGATGCACAACCAGGACAGGAAGACCATGAGGCTATGAACAATATGATGTACGAAACCGATGTATTTCACTTAAAAGACAGGGAGTATAATACTTTATCAGGCGGTGAAAAACAACGGGTACATCTTTCCAGAGTAATGGCACAGCTACAGAACGATATTGCCCACAAACTTGTTTTTTTGGATGAACCATTAAACAACTTAGATATTAAACATCAATATAAAGCATTGGAAATCATTAAAAACTTTACAAAAAAGGCAAACTCTGCCATTGTAGTTCTTCATGATCTGAATCTGGCGGCACAGTTCGCAGATAAAATTTTATTGATGAAATCAGGAAAAGTTTCTGCATACGGAACACCAACAGAGGTTTTTACCGCTGAGAATATCAGCAAAGCCTATAACTTTCCCTGTACCATTTGCGACCATCCAATCACAAATAACCCCATGATTATTTTTGGATAA
- a CDS encoding class I SAM-dependent methyltransferase, with amino-acid sequence MEKEDLKILAQHLANPQGEKGIEIGEMMNATNIGMTLESIKTLLIEDAETILEIGHGNAAHVKSILNKARNVKYTGIDISETMHYEAQRLNEEYKSQADFVLYEGEKLPFEDQSFDKIFTVNTVYFWEQPVEYLNEIYRVLKDNGTFVLTFGQRDFMEKLPFTQFNFTLYNTDEMEETVSKSHFKRMKISEKEEEVKSKTGNETITRNYTVLTIKK; translated from the coding sequence ATGGAAAAAGAAGACCTAAAAATATTGGCTCAGCATCTTGCCAATCCCCAAGGAGAAAAAGGGATTGAAATCGGTGAGATGATGAATGCTACCAACATCGGAATGACGCTGGAAAGCATTAAAACACTTTTAATAGAAGACGCTGAAACAATACTTGAAATCGGTCATGGCAATGCAGCCCACGTTAAAAGTATTTTAAACAAAGCCAGGAATGTAAAATACACAGGAATCGATATTTCTGAAACCATGCATTATGAGGCTCAGAGACTGAATGAAGAATATAAGAGTCAGGCTGACTTTGTGTTGTATGAAGGGGAAAAGTTACCTTTTGAAGACCAAAGTTTTGATAAAATATTTACGGTAAACACAGTGTATTTCTGGGAACAACCGGTTGAATATTTAAATGAAATCTACAGGGTGCTGAAAGACAACGGAACCTTTGTTTTGACTTTCGGACAAAGAGATTTCATGGAGAAGCTGCCTTTTACTCAATTCAATTTTACATTATACAATACGGACGAAATGGAGGAAACCGTTTCTAAAAGCCATTTCAAAAGAATGAAAATCTCTGAAAAAGAAGAAGAGGTAAAAAGTAAAACAGGAAACGAAACAATAACAAGAAATTATACAGTTTTAACCATAAAAAAATAA
- a CDS encoding MarR family winged helix-turn-helix transcriptional regulator produces MKNSESLQLKNQICFPLYVIAKEITGLYRPFLDELDITYPQYLVMMVLWENDGLAVNSIGEKLYLDSGTLTPLLKRLEAKGFIQRKRKKEDERVVEVFITESGKALQQKACEIPEKIHSKIDVTKEDWIALKESVQKILNKIEK; encoded by the coding sequence ATGAAAAATTCAGAATCTTTACAATTAAAAAATCAAATTTGCTTCCCACTTTATGTAATTGCAAAGGAGATTACAGGACTTTACCGTCCGTTTCTTGACGAGCTCGACATTACCTATCCGCAATATCTTGTCATGATGGTGTTGTGGGAAAATGATGGTCTTGCCGTGAACAGCATTGGAGAAAAACTGTATTTAGACAGCGGTACATTGACTCCTCTTTTAAAAAGATTGGAAGCCAAAGGATTTATCCAGCGAAAAAGGAAAAAAGAAGATGAAAGAGTGGTTGAAGTATTCATCACAGAATCAGGGAAGGCTCTTCAGCAAAAGGCATGTGAGATTCCCGAAAAGATTCACAGCAAAATAGATGTCACGAAAGAAGACTGGATAGCGCTGAAAGAAAGTGTCCAAAAAATATTAAACAAAATAGAAAAATAA